One window of the Terriglobales bacterium genome contains the following:
- a CDS encoding glycoside hydrolase family 57 protein: MARLRVVFLWHMHQPFYKDLVAGEYRLPWVRLHALKDYYGMVKLLEEFPAVHQTFNLVPSLVAQLQDYVAGTARDPFLEVVAKPATELTPEEQRFALEYLFQANPTHMIGRYPRYRQLWESFRSAGENAERAAKAFSAQDFTDLQVLSQLAWFDEFFHEEPDVRELVKKGSGFDAGDQRFIVERQRELMSRVLPAYQEAAQRGSIELSCSPFYHPILPLLCDTEVARAASPGLPLPQERFRHPEDAAEQLRRAIEFHEKTFGTRPRGAWPSEGSVSEEVLALAHEAGLEWMATDEGILARTQGSGFPRDGSGRLLTGGAERLYNIYRYEKDGASLHLLFRDHTVSDMIGFVYAGVPAEVAAVELIRRIKESAQSVLNAGRDAVVSVILDGENAWEYYPHSGREFLRRLYAGISGDPVMEAVTVWEAIERHSDFGRLGGIAPGSWINANFEVWIGPPEDNRAWEYLSAARNFYQEAAPEAAEDDRRLAWEEILIAEGSDWNWWYGPHHHSANDREFDELYRKHLSNVYHLLGATPPEALAQPIARVEVRPHLVGQTAFIRPTIDGELSSYFEWLGAASCVADRRTSAMHGKQYVLGSIHAGVNDTMLFGRLDFVGGVPPGTLEVVIKLESTEAGSDQIRQKLLLEIAVEERVISGWSVRRGEEHPGHEEEATQPASGLVVRLSKVLEFALPLAELGAARGNRIRLRCSVWRDHLPVDALPLEGWLDLDVVSEEELAARA, encoded by the coding sequence ATGGCCCGCTTGCGCGTCGTCTTCCTCTGGCACATGCACCAGCCCTTCTACAAGGACCTGGTTGCGGGGGAGTACCGCCTGCCGTGGGTGCGGCTGCATGCGCTGAAGGATTATTACGGCATGGTGAAGCTGCTGGAGGAGTTTCCCGCCGTCCACCAGACCTTCAACCTGGTGCCCTCGCTGGTGGCGCAGCTCCAAGACTACGTAGCCGGCACCGCCCGTGACCCGTTCCTGGAGGTGGTGGCAAAACCCGCCACCGAATTGACGCCGGAGGAGCAACGGTTCGCCCTGGAGTATCTCTTCCAGGCCAATCCTACACACATGATCGGTCGCTATCCGCGCTACCGGCAGCTCTGGGAGAGCTTCCGCTCCGCGGGCGAGAACGCGGAGCGCGCCGCCAAGGCCTTCAGCGCGCAGGATTTCACCGACCTCCAAGTGCTCTCCCAGTTGGCCTGGTTCGACGAGTTCTTCCACGAGGAACCCGACGTCCGGGAGCTGGTGAAAAAGGGGAGCGGTTTCGATGCCGGCGATCAGCGATTCATCGTGGAACGACAACGTGAGCTTATGAGCCGGGTGCTGCCCGCCTACCAGGAGGCGGCCCAGCGGGGAAGCATCGAACTCTCCTGCTCGCCCTTCTATCACCCCATTCTGCCGCTGCTGTGCGATACCGAGGTCGCACGCGCGGCCTCCCCGGGCCTGCCGCTACCCCAGGAGCGGTTCCGCCATCCGGAAGATGCGGCCGAGCAGCTACGGCGGGCCATAGAATTCCATGAAAAAACCTTCGGCACACGACCCCGCGGCGCGTGGCCTTCGGAAGGCAGCGTTTCCGAGGAGGTCCTGGCCCTGGCGCATGAGGCCGGGCTGGAGTGGATGGCCACCGATGAAGGCATCCTGGCGCGCACTCAGGGAAGCGGATTTCCGAGAGATGGGTCGGGACGGCTGCTGACGGGAGGTGCGGAGCGGCTCTACAACATCTACCGCTATGAAAAGGACGGCGCCAGCCTCCACCTGCTTTTCCGCGATCACACCGTTTCCGACATGATCGGGTTTGTCTACGCCGGGGTGCCCGCCGAAGTGGCGGCCGTAGAACTCATCCGAAGGATCAAGGAATCGGCACAATCGGTTCTGAATGCGGGACGTGATGCGGTGGTGTCCGTCATCCTGGATGGCGAAAATGCGTGGGAATACTACCCGCACTCGGGGCGCGAGTTCCTGCGGCGACTCTACGCCGGCATCAGCGGCGACCCGGTGATGGAGGCGGTGACGGTCTGGGAAGCGATCGAGCGCCACTCCGATTTCGGGCGCCTGGGCGGAATCGCCCCGGGCTCGTGGATCAACGCCAACTTCGAGGTGTGGATCGGCCCGCCGGAGGACAACCGCGCGTGGGAATATCTCTCGGCGGCGCGCAACTTCTACCAGGAGGCGGCGCCTGAAGCCGCGGAGGACGACCGCCGGCTGGCCTGGGAGGAGATCCTGATTGCCGAGGGCAGCGATTGGAACTGGTGGTACGGGCCGCATCACCACTCCGCCAACGACCGGGAATTCGACGAGCTGTATCGCAAACACCTTTCCAACGTGTATCACCTGCTGGGGGCGACGCCGCCGGAAGCGCTGGCCCAGCCCATCGCCCGGGTCGAGGTGCGTCCACACCTGGTCGGGCAGACGGCCTTCATCCGCCCGACGATCGACGGCGAGCTGAGTTCGTACTTCGAGTGGTTGGGCGCGGCGTCGTGTGTGGCCGACCGCCGCACTTCCGCCATGCACGGCAAGCAGTACGTTCTGGGCTCGATCCATGCCGGCGTGAACGACACCATGCTCTTCGGCCGGCTCGACTTCGTGGGCGGTGTGCCGCCCGGAACATTGGAAGTGGTGATCAAGCTCGAGTCCACGGAAGCGGGCTCAGATCAGATCCGGCAGAAGCTTCTGCTGGAAATCGCCGTCGAAGAAAGGGTCATCAGCGGCTGGAGCGTCCGGCGGGGCGAGGAACATCCCGGGCATGAAGAGGAAGCGACGCAGCCGGCTTCCGGCCTGGTGGTCCGGCTCAGCAAGGTGCTGGAGTTTGCGCTGCCGCTTGCGGAGTTAGGCGCGGCGCGCGGCAATCGGATCCGGCTGCGGTGCAGCGTCTGGCGCGACCACCTGCCGGTGGACGCGCTGCCGCTGGAAGGATGGCTCGACCTCGACGTGGTCAGCGAGGAAGAACTCGCGGCGCGGGCCTGA